The Plectropomus leopardus isolate mb chromosome 22, YSFRI_Pleo_2.0, whole genome shotgun sequence genome includes a window with the following:
- the phax gene encoding phosphorylated adapter RNA export protein, producing the protein MAHGGELMDGDLEDGEISGSDSDTEMGTTAAAAPARPQVPPTFSGQSFQSRAAAQHSAAAYRSTGRTAESSDSDPDSSDEEAAVWRRKRQKVSNLPHPPACTARAEQTRMPVPGAPGGRKVNNIWGSVVQEQCQDAVAAELGIFGMEGEVSMSSRNVETYNFVLARKIMDKEREMEKQANQGEVSMLDAQLEEYMKERGGADAKRKRSAKERLGPRAEMDIKGRYEITEDDPEDKVTDEIAHRLQEPKKDLIERVVKIIGTKKAIELLGETATLEEGGGVYTMDGSRRRTPGGVYLNLLKNTPSISKNQIRKIFFEEQQKESKNKKAAQKRRRHLVAKKMKQAIGTLNLQEHDDVSRETFASDTNEALESLEEAAEEEEEGQEEAAVGTEETPVVYNAVDLEVF; encoded by the coding sequence ATGGCGCATGGCGGAGAGCTAATGGACGGCGATCTGGAGGATGGTGAGATCTCTGGGTCCGACTCGGATACTGAGATGGGAACCACAGCCGCTGCAGCTCCAGCTCGACCCCAGGTTCCTCCAACCTTTAGCGGCCAGTCCTTCCAGAGCAGAGCCGCTGCCCAGCACTCAGCCGCCGCCTACCGCAGCACCGGCAGGACGGCGGAGTCCAGCGACAGTGACCCGGATTCTTCGGACGAGGAGGCGGCTGTTTGGCGCCGTAAGCGTCAGAAAGTCTCCAACCTTCCCCATCCGCCTGCCTGTACCGCCCGGGCAGAGCAGACCCGCATGCCCGTCCCAGGCGCACCGGGAGGCCGCAAGGTGAACAACATCTGGGGCTCTGTGGTCCAGGAGCAGTGCCAGGATGCTGTAGCTGCAGAGCTAGGAATATTTGGCATGGAAGGTGAAGTCAGCATGTCCAGCAGAAATGTGGAGACTTATAACTTTGTCCTGGCTCGTAAGATAATGGACAaggagagggagatggagaaaCAGGCCAATCAGGGAGAGGTGAGCATGCTGGATGCTCAGCTGGAGGAGTACATGAAGGAGAGGGGAGGCGCTGATGCAAAGAGGAAGAGGTCAGCTAAAGAGAGACTGGGCCCCAGGGCTGAGATGGACATCAAGGGTCGGTATGAGATCACAGAGGACGATCCAGAGGATAAGGTGACGGATGAGATTGCGCACAGGCTGCAGGAGCCTAAAAAAGACCTGATAGAGCGCGTTGTTAAAATCATAGGGACGAAAAAAGCTATAGAGCTGCTTGGAGAGACCGCCACGCTGGAGGAGGGCGGCGGTGTCTACACCATGGACGGCAGCAGGCGACGGACGCCCGGTGGGGTGTACCTCAACCTGCTGAAGAACACGCCGAGCATCAGCAAGAACCAGATCAGGAAGATATTCTTTGAGGAACAGCAGAAAGAGAGCAAGAACAAGAAGGCCGcccagaagaggaggaggcactTGGTGGCTAAGAAGATGAAGCAGGCCATCGGGACGCTGAACCTGCAGGAGCACGACGACGTCTCCAGGGAGACTTTTGCCAGTGATACCAATGAGGCCTTGGAGTCGTTAGAGGAGGCTgcggaggaggaagaggagggtcAGGAGGAAGCTGCTGTGGGCACTGAGGAGACGCCGGTGGTCTACAACGCTGTGGACCTGGAGGTCTTCTGA
- the LOC121961713 gene encoding mitochondrial-processing peptidase subunit beta-like, translating to MAASLQRLTSAGRYLLQRHLLKTNSLSRLPAGAHRLLSTQAAQQVALNVPETKVTTLENGLRVASEDAGLTTCTVGLWIDAGSRYENERNNGTAHFLEHMAFKGTRKRSQLDLELEIENMGAHLNAYTSREQTVYYAKAFSKDLPRAVEILADIIQNSTLGEAEIERERGVILREMQEVETNLQEVVFDYLHATAYQSTALGRTILGPTENIKTINRGDLVEYITTHYKGPRIVLAAAGGQSS from the exons ATGGCTGCGTCCCTACAGCGCCTCACGTCTGCCGGGAGATACCTCCTTCAAAGACACTTACTGAAGACAAATTCTTTAAGCAGG CTCCCAGCCGGAGCGCACAGACTGCTGTCCACCCAGGCTGCTCAGCAGGTGGCCCTCAACGTCCCCGAGACCAAGGTGACCACTTTAGAGAACGGACTCCGGGTGGCCTCTGAGGACGCTGGCCTTACCACCTGCACA GTGGGCCTCTGGATAGACGCTGGCAGTCGCTACGAGAACGAGAGAAATAATGGCACAGCACATTTCCTGGAACATATGGCGTTTAAG GGCACCAGGAAGCGCTCCCAGCTGGATCTGGAGTTGGAGATTGAGAACATGGGGGCTCACCTGAACGCCTACACGTCCCGAGAGCAAACTGTGTACTACGCCAAAGCTTTCTCGAAAGATCTTCCACGAG CTGTGGAAATCCTGGCTGACATCATCCAGAACAGCACACTGGGCGAGGCAGAGATCGAGAGGGAGCGAGGGGTGATCCTCAGAGAGATGCAGGAAGTAGAGACCAATCTGCAGGAAGTGGTCTTTGATTACCTGCACGCTACTGCGTACCAGTCCACAGCTCTGGGCAGGACCATCCTGGGCCCCACAGAAAACATCAA GACGATCAACAGAGGAGACCTGGTGGAGTACATCACTACTCACTACAAAGGCCCCAGGATAGTgctggctgctgctggaggtCAGAGCTCTTAA